One window of Corynebacterium doosanense CAU 212 = DSM 45436 genomic DNA carries:
- a CDS encoding bifunctional methylenetetrahydrofolate dehydrogenase/methenyltetrahydrofolate cyclohydrolase has protein sequence MTAITLDGKLYRDEIFEELRGRVDKLREQGVTPGLATVLVGDDPASHSYVKMKHKDCEQLGITSIQKQLPGDVSQDDLLKVIEELNNDDACTGYIVQLPLPTHIDENAVLEAIDPTKDADGLHPVNLGKLVLNEPAPLPCTPNGCIHLLRRFGVELEGAKVVIIGRGVTVGRPIGLLLTRKTENSTTTSCHTGTKDLAAETRDADVIIAAVGKPHMLTADMVKPGAAVLDVGVSRVDGKLLGDVHPDVWEVAGAVSPNPGGVGPLTRAFLVRNVVERAEILAQQ, from the coding sequence GTGACTGCGATAACTTTGGACGGCAAGCTCTACCGCGACGAGATCTTTGAGGAGCTCAGGGGGAGGGTCGACAAGCTCCGCGAGCAGGGCGTGACGCCCGGCCTCGCGACCGTGCTCGTCGGCGACGACCCCGCCTCGCACTCCTACGTGAAGATGAAACACAAGGACTGCGAGCAGCTGGGCATCACATCCATCCAGAAGCAACTGCCCGGCGACGTGTCGCAGGATGACCTGCTGAAGGTCATCGAGGAGCTCAACAATGACGACGCCTGCACCGGCTACATCGTGCAGCTCCCGCTGCCGACGCATATCGACGAAAACGCGGTGCTCGAGGCCATCGACCCGACCAAGGACGCCGACGGTCTGCACCCCGTCAACCTGGGCAAACTCGTGCTCAACGAGCCCGCCCCGCTGCCGTGCACCCCCAACGGCTGCATCCACCTGCTGCGCCGTTTCGGCGTCGAGCTTGAGGGCGCGAAGGTGGTCATCATCGGCCGCGGCGTCACCGTCGGCCGGCCCATCGGCCTGCTGCTGACCCGCAAGACCGAGAACTCCACCACCACGTCCTGCCACACCGGTACGAAGGATCTCGCCGCGGAGACCCGCGACGCCGACGTCATCATCGCCGCAGTGGGCAAACCCCACATGCTCACCGCCGACATGGTCAAGCCCGGTGCCGCGGTGCTCGACGTGGGAGTATCGCGTGTCGACGGCAAATTGCTCGGCGACGTGCACCCGGATGTCTGGGAGGTCGCCGGCGCGGTGTCCCCGAACCCGGGCGGAGTGGGACCGCTGACCCGTGCCTTCCTGGTACGCAACGTCGTCGAACGCGCGGAGATTCTGGCTCAGCAGTAA
- a CDS encoding SPFH domain-containing protein, translating to MTAFVFWPIVIGIIVTLIAVALSYSLKIIKEYERGVTFRFGHVRPLMQPGVHFLFPLVDKLERIELRVVTLTIPPQEIISKDNVSVRVNAVVMFEVTDPVKAVLEVENYAVATSQIAQTTLRSLLGRASLDDLLAHREALNEDLARIINSQTERWGVLTRIVEIKDVEIPEMMQRALAREAEAERERRAKVISAHGELQSSQELREAAEELSKSPAALQLRYLQTVLELGADQNSTIVFPLPIDIMGGFMEHLGSMRKTEPQN from the coding sequence ATGACCGCATTTGTCTTCTGGCCGATTGTCATCGGCATCATCGTGACACTGATCGCCGTTGCCCTTTCCTACTCCCTGAAGATCATCAAGGAGTACGAGCGGGGGGTGACCTTCCGCTTCGGCCACGTGAGACCCCTCATGCAGCCGGGAGTCCACTTCCTGTTCCCCCTGGTGGACAAACTCGAGCGGATTGAACTGCGTGTGGTCACCCTGACGATCCCGCCCCAGGAGATCATCTCCAAGGACAACGTCTCCGTCCGGGTCAACGCCGTGGTGATGTTCGAGGTGACCGACCCGGTCAAGGCCGTGCTGGAGGTGGAGAACTACGCGGTGGCGACTTCGCAGATTGCGCAGACGACGTTGCGTTCACTCCTGGGACGCGCAAGTCTGGATGATCTGCTCGCGCACCGCGAAGCACTCAACGAGGATCTCGCGCGGATCATCAACTCGCAGACGGAACGCTGGGGTGTGCTCACGCGCATCGTGGAGATCAAGGACGTGGAGATCCCCGAGATGATGCAGCGGGCCCTCGCGCGGGAGGCCGAAGCCGAGCGTGAGCGCCGCGCGAAAGTCATCTCGGCGCACGGCGAGCTGCAGTCCTCGCAGGAGCTCAGGGAGGCCGCGGAGGAACTGTCCAAGTCGCCCGCCGCGCTTCAGCTCCGCTACCTTCAGACCGTGCTGGAACTCGGCGCCGACCAGAACTCCACCATCGTGTTCCCGCTGCCCATCGACATCATGGGCGGGTTCATGGAGCACCTGGGGTCGATGAGGAAGACTGAACCGCAGAACTAG
- a CDS encoding nitric-oxide reductase large subunit — translation MATVTSENRSRPVLNMSSAWVQGVALVMLLGFCVMGFLAYRTYDASMPQPKQIVSESTGETVLTGEEITRGQALFQSRGLQQYGSVLGHGAYLGPDYTAEYLRLSLEFAEENTDAAALPEDVTPEEAVIEEFRTNRYNEETGVLEWTDNQVAAFEEIQGYYADYFGHSSGESGLPSNFITDEQDIHDLTGFFAWTSWAAAAERPNLDYSYTNNWPSEPRVDNHPTADIVVWSVLSLIALIGGTGLIFAIYGRWSQSMGWHASETPNLDFNQPGEVGLTKSQKVIAWFILVVAFLFMIQALLGAASNHYRVELTGFFGIPLQELLPYNVTRTWHVQLSLLWPAAGLLAAGLFLAPFISKKEPVRQHWLSWALLGALAFVVFGSLLFEWLSVMGYVEEGTLFSQQWEYLDLPRFFQILLTVGMFLWIFMIYRILRGRLKTEHKSNMPWLFFFSGLTIPGFYAVGMLAGSETHLSVAEFWRFWVVHLWVEDFLELFTTIMVAYVFVLLGVIREKIALGIVFLDIILYSVGGVLGTMHHLYFSGTPVEHMALGAFFSAAEVIPLTLLTVEAWTFMQLGSRQRAGTERPFPHRWAVLFLVSVGFWNFLGAGVFGFLVNLPIVSYYQIGTALTANHAHGAMMGVYGFLVIGLATFALRYLMPSDKWSDKLAAWAFWLQNIGLLWMVVIALLPLGIMQLYESVSSGYVESRSLGYLTEPGNAIMEWLRMPGDVLFLAGIVPFIIMAYRGIRYSHLVPTVDEFPTDPLFTVITPENADGLVAIDERGALVRQEDPNAGRGDSASTAPREPDFDTRTKWDKTYSSDSRVKPGNSDDGRRDE, via the coding sequence ATGGCCACCGTAACCAGCGAGAACCGCAGCAGACCGGTTCTCAACATGAGCAGTGCGTGGGTCCAGGGCGTCGCCCTGGTCATGCTGCTCGGCTTCTGTGTGATGGGATTCCTGGCGTACCGCACGTACGACGCCTCGATGCCCCAGCCGAAGCAGATCGTCTCCGAGTCCACGGGTGAGACAGTTCTCACAGGCGAGGAGATCACCCGCGGCCAGGCACTGTTCCAGTCGCGAGGTCTTCAGCAGTACGGATCCGTCCTCGGGCACGGCGCCTACCTTGGCCCCGACTACACCGCCGAGTACCTCCGCCTCAGCCTCGAATTCGCGGAGGAGAACACCGACGCTGCGGCCCTCCCAGAGGACGTCACCCCGGAAGAGGCCGTCATCGAGGAGTTCCGTACCAACCGGTACAACGAAGAAACCGGCGTGCTCGAGTGGACAGACAATCAGGTCGCAGCTTTCGAGGAGATCCAGGGTTACTACGCCGACTACTTCGGGCACAGCTCCGGAGAGAGCGGCCTTCCCTCCAACTTCATCACCGACGAGCAGGACATCCACGATCTCACGGGATTCTTCGCCTGGACCTCGTGGGCGGCGGCGGCCGAGCGTCCGAACCTGGACTACTCCTACACCAACAACTGGCCGTCGGAGCCACGGGTCGATAACCACCCGACCGCCGACATCGTCGTCTGGTCCGTGCTCTCCCTCATCGCCCTCATCGGCGGCACGGGTCTGATCTTCGCCATCTACGGCCGCTGGTCGCAGTCCATGGGATGGCACGCCTCCGAAACGCCCAACCTCGACTTCAATCAGCCCGGCGAGGTCGGCCTGACCAAGTCGCAGAAGGTCATCGCCTGGTTCATCCTCGTGGTCGCCTTCCTGTTCATGATTCAGGCGCTGCTCGGTGCCGCGAGCAACCACTACCGGGTGGAACTCACCGGGTTCTTCGGCATCCCGCTCCAGGAGCTCTTGCCCTACAACGTGACCCGCACCTGGCATGTGCAGCTCTCGCTGCTCTGGCCGGCCGCGGGACTGCTCGCTGCAGGGTTGTTCCTTGCCCCGTTCATCTCCAAGAAGGAGCCGGTCAGACAGCACTGGCTGTCCTGGGCTCTGCTCGGGGCGCTCGCCTTCGTGGTCTTCGGTTCCCTGCTCTTCGAGTGGCTGTCCGTCATGGGCTACGTCGAGGAGGGCACCCTGTTCTCCCAGCAGTGGGAATACCTTGATCTGCCGCGCTTCTTCCAGATCCTCCTGACGGTGGGCATGTTCCTCTGGATCTTCATGATCTACCGAATCCTCCGCGGGCGGCTGAAGACCGAGCACAAGTCGAACATGCCGTGGTTGTTCTTCTTCTCAGGTCTGACCATCCCGGGTTTCTATGCCGTCGGAATGCTCGCTGGCTCCGAGACGCACCTCTCCGTCGCCGAATTCTGGCGCTTCTGGGTCGTCCACCTCTGGGTGGAGGACTTCCTCGAGCTGTTCACCACGATCATGGTCGCGTACGTCTTCGTGCTCCTCGGCGTGATCCGCGAGAAGATCGCCCTGGGCATCGTCTTCCTCGACATCATCCTCTACTCCGTCGGCGGCGTCCTGGGTACAATGCACCACCTGTACTTCTCCGGCACGCCGGTCGAGCACATGGCGTTGGGCGCGTTCTTCTCCGCCGCCGAGGTGATTCCGCTGACACTGCTCACGGTGGAGGCGTGGACGTTCATGCAGCTCGGCTCCCGCCAGCGCGCAGGCACCGAGCGGCCCTTCCCGCACCGCTGGGCAGTGCTCTTCCTCGTGTCGGTGGGCTTCTGGAACTTCCTCGGAGCCGGCGTCTTCGGCTTCCTGGTCAACCTCCCGATCGTCTCCTATTACCAGATCGGCACGGCGCTCACCGCCAACCATGCACACGGCGCGATGATGGGCGTCTACGGCTTCCTCGTCATCGGCTTGGCGACGTTCGCCCTGCGCTACCTGATGCCCAGCGACAAATGGTCCGACAAGCTCGCCGCGTGGGCATTCTGGCTGCAGAACATTGGCCTCCTGTGGATGGTGGTCATCGCCCTGCTCCCGCTCGGCATCATGCAGCTCTACGAGTCCGTCTCCTCCGGCTACGTCGAGTCGCGCTCCCTCGGTTACCTCACCGAGCCGGGCAATGCCATCATGGAGTGGCTGCGCATGCCGGGTGACGTCCTGTTCCTCGCGGGCATCGTCCCCTTCATCATCATGGCCTACCGCGGAATTCGTTACAGCCACCTTGTGCCCACCGTCGATGAATTCCCCACTGATCCGCTGTTCACGGTGATCACGCCCGAGAACGCAGACGGCCTCGTGGCGATCGACGAGCGGGGAGCGCTCGTGCGCCAGGAGGACCCCAACGCCGGTCGTGGCGACTCCGCTAGTACGGCCCCCCGCGAGCCCGACTTCGACACCAGGACAAAATGGGACAAGACGTACTCGTCCGACAGCCGCGTGAAGCCGGGAAACAGCGACGACGGCAGAAGGGACGAGTAG
- a CDS encoding DUF3017 domain-containing protein, with product MSRHAAELNLDNPHDRGNRPSRLPAWAQWAGIALLIAAVVASGIWSGTEHWRRATFSLGVAVMWLGVLRLTCDSKILGVFAVRSVKFDVAFCLVTGGLMTFLAASVDSLGS from the coding sequence ATGAGCCGCCACGCCGCCGAGCTGAACCTGGACAATCCCCACGACCGGGGAAACCGCCCCTCCCGGCTGCCCGCCTGGGCGCAGTGGGCGGGGATCGCCCTGCTCATCGCCGCGGTGGTGGCCTCCGGAATCTGGTCGGGGACGGAGCACTGGCGCCGGGCCACCTTCTCCCTCGGGGTGGCCGTGATGTGGCTTGGCGTGCTGCGCCTGACCTGCGACTCGAAGATCCTCGGCGTGTTCGCCGTGCGCTCGGTGAAGTTCGACGTGGCCTTCTGCCTCGTCACCGGAGGGTTGATGACCTTCCTCGCGGCGTCGGTGGACTCCCTGGGCAGCTAG
- a CDS encoding tRNA (cytidine(34)-2'-O)-methyltransferase — protein sequence MPELHVIFDNPVIPSNTGNAIRLAAVTGARLHLVEPLGFNFDDKHLKRAGLDYHDLADMTIYPDLDACLAALPGSRVFAFTTQATTHYHRVDYRDGDALLFGTEPTGLPEEHLAHPRITDQLRIPMVPARRSMNLANSAAVATFEAWRQLGFVGGV from the coding sequence ATGCCTGAGCTCCACGTCATCTTCGATAACCCGGTCATTCCCTCCAACACGGGCAACGCCATCCGCCTGGCCGCGGTGACCGGGGCACGCTTGCACCTCGTGGAGCCGTTGGGGTTCAACTTCGACGACAAGCACCTCAAACGCGCCGGCCTGGACTACCACGACCTGGCGGACATGACGATCTACCCGGATCTGGACGCCTGCCTCGCCGCCCTCCCCGGCTCCCGCGTCTTCGCCTTCACCACCCAGGCCACCACGCACTATCACCGTGTCGACTACCGCGACGGCGACGCGCTGCTCTTCGGCACGGAACCGACCGGACTGCCCGAAGAACACCTCGCGCACCCGCGCATCACCGACCAGCTGCGCATTCCCATGGTCCCGGCCAGGCGCTCGATGAACCTGGCCAACTCTGCGGCCGTGGCCACCTTTGAGGCGTGGCGACAGCTCGGATTCGTAGGCGGGGTCTAA
- a CDS encoding MOSC domain-containing protein produces MIIQSTNLARPQRDPGGADRISGIDKRPVPAIDVFAPGPDYGDGSGVDGDVIGDVEHHGGADKAVYAFAREELDYWQERLGRTLVDGCFGENLTTTGIVWKDVQINQQVKVGTAVLEVSVPRTPCRTFAGWMDEKGWVKTFAEHGEAGAYLRVITPGTIRAGDEIEFVGDPGHGFTMGDAVAAKMGDKELAGQAVEKRLFPAHLHERLARLA; encoded by the coding sequence ATGATCATTCAGTCGACGAACCTGGCCCGCCCGCAGCGTGACCCGGGAGGGGCGGACCGCATTTCCGGCATCGATAAACGCCCCGTCCCGGCGATCGACGTCTTCGCGCCGGGCCCCGACTACGGCGACGGCTCCGGCGTCGACGGCGACGTCATCGGCGACGTGGAGCACCACGGCGGCGCGGACAAGGCGGTCTACGCCTTCGCCCGCGAGGAGCTGGACTACTGGCAGGAGCGCCTCGGACGGACGCTTGTCGACGGCTGTTTCGGCGAGAACCTCACCACCACCGGCATCGTCTGGAAGGACGTGCAGATCAACCAGCAGGTGAAGGTGGGCACGGCCGTGCTCGAGGTGTCCGTCCCGCGCACGCCGTGTCGCACCTTCGCCGGCTGGATGGACGAGAAGGGCTGGGTGAAGACCTTCGCGGAGCATGGCGAGGCTGGGGCGTATCTCCGGGTGATTACGCCGGGGACGATCCGCGCGGGTGACGAGATCGAGTTCGTGGGCGATCCCGGGCACGGGTTCACCATGGGGGACGCGGTGGCGGCGAAGATGGGGGATAAGGAACTGGCTGGGCAGGCCGTCGAGAAGCGTCTTTTTCCCGCGCACCTGCACGAGCGGCTGGCCAGGCTCGCTTAG
- the metX gene encoding homoserine O-acetyltransferase MetX: MAYLAEQGTLHRTPIGDFPTEAGATVVGAEIAYRRFGEFRGTAYANNVLVVEHALTGDSDAATWWDGLIGPGLALDTDRWCVICTNALGGCNGSTGPSSPHPEGGAWGSRFPALSIRDLVEAERKFLETLGIYHVHGIIGGSMGGARTLEWSLMYPTYLNAACVIAVSARASAWQIGIQSAQISAIIRDPDWHDGDYYDICRGPVTGLAAARRIAHLTYRGEMEIDERFGTIAQQGENPLGAYRRPDQRFAVDSYLDYQGIKLVERFDAGAYVALTEALNRHDSGRGRGGMNKALYSSAVPTMLVGVDTDILYPFHQQEHLSRNLGNLLGLYKVVSPVGHDAFLTETRQMDRILRMFINKTTDGAEPTDGFGHDPEGVWAI, from the coding sequence ATGGCGTACCTCGCCGAGCAGGGCACACTTCACCGGACCCCCATCGGTGACTTCCCCACGGAGGCCGGCGCCACCGTCGTGGGCGCGGAGATCGCCTACCGGCGCTTCGGAGAGTTCCGCGGGACGGCCTACGCCAACAACGTCCTCGTCGTCGAGCACGCCCTGACCGGGGACAGCGACGCCGCCACCTGGTGGGACGGCCTCATCGGCCCGGGCCTCGCCCTGGACACCGACCGCTGGTGCGTCATCTGCACCAACGCGCTCGGCGGCTGCAACGGTTCGACCGGCCCCTCCTCCCCGCACCCCGAGGGCGGTGCCTGGGGTTCGCGTTTCCCCGCGCTGTCCATCCGCGACCTGGTGGAGGCGGAGCGCAAGTTCCTGGAGACCCTGGGCATCTACCACGTGCACGGCATCATCGGCGGCTCGATGGGCGGCGCGCGCACGCTGGAGTGGTCGCTCATGTACCCGACCTATCTCAACGCGGCGTGTGTCATCGCCGTCTCCGCCCGGGCCTCGGCGTGGCAGATCGGCATCCAGTCGGCGCAGATCTCCGCGATCATCCGTGACCCGGACTGGCACGACGGCGACTACTACGACATCTGCCGCGGCCCCGTGACGGGTCTCGCGGCAGCCCGGCGCATCGCGCACCTCACGTACCGCGGCGAGATGGAGATCGACGAGCGTTTCGGCACCATCGCCCAGCAGGGCGAGAATCCCCTGGGTGCTTATCGACGCCCCGACCAGCGATTTGCCGTGGACAGCTACCTCGACTACCAGGGCATCAAGCTCGTCGAACGTTTCGACGCCGGCGCCTACGTCGCCCTCACTGAAGCCCTCAACCGCCACGACTCCGGCCGCGGCCGCGGCGGCATGAACAAGGCGTTGTACTCCTCCGCGGTGCCCACCATGCTCGTCGGCGTGGACACGGACATCCTCTACCCGTTCCACCAGCAGGAGCACCTGTCACGCAACCTGGGCAACCTGCTGGGGCTGTACAAGGTGGTCTCCCCCGTCGGCCACGACGCGTTTCTCACGGAGACGCGGCAGATGGACCGGATCCTGCGCATGTTCATCAACAAGACCACGGACGGCGCGGAGCCCACCGACGGATTCGGCCACGACCCCGAAGGCGTCTGGGCGATCTAG